Below is a genomic region from Granulicella sp. L56.
AGACGACAGCTCCTTTGAGCGGAGCCTCCGACTTGTCGAGGACTTTGCCGTCGATGGTACGCTGCGCAGGGCCGCGATTCTGCGCTACAGAGATTTGGGGCAGAACAAGGCAGCATGAAGCAGCCAGACAAATAGTCAGGGCCACCTTGCCAGCAAAGGAACGGAGCGAAAGACGGGTACGCTTCATAGGCTTCAGTATACGGCTTATCCTTTGATAGGGCTGCCGTTACTCATCTTCCTCTTCACTGACCGGCGTGGCATCTTCGTCGTCGTATCCAGAGACGTCGACGGGAGCAAGCTCCAGCGGATCGACCGACACAATCTCGAGATCAAGGCCGCATTCGTCGCATTGCAGGGTCTCGCCTTCTTCTGCCTCATCGGTATCGATGACAATCGGGTTATCGCATTCGGGACATACAACAGCCATGATAGGAGCCTCCGGGGGTTTGGGCCTGCTGCCCGCCTATAGGATGTAGGTACGGTGCTCGCAGACGCATCAATCTATCTATTTAGCGGTCATCCGGCGCGTTCGTCAAGCACACGTTTTTGCGGCGGTTTCCGACTGCGCATTTGATCGCCAATCGCACAGGTTTCGATTGCGGAAAGTCATGGTGCAATCGGTTAGACGATGGAAACGCTCTTGCGGTATTCGTGTTGAAATAGAGACAGATACACATGCCCCGTTCCGGCCCCATGTCGTTAGCGCTACCTCCCTTTGCAGGGGCGACGCGCCGCCTTGTCTTTGCCAACCTCATCGCGTTCTTCGGCTTTGCCTTATTCGGATGGGTGGCACCGCGCCCGGTCGGCATTCTGCTCGGGCATCTTGCCCTTGTTCCCGCTGCCGTGTTCCGTGGCGAGGTCTGGCAACTGATCACCTATGGCTTTATGCCGATGGGCATTCTGGGCACACTCTTCGCCATGCTGACGCTGTGGTTTATCGGCGCTTACCTCGAAGACATGCGCGGCTCTCGCTGGCTGATGGAGCTTTATCTTTTCTCCACCGCCGCCGGGGCGCTGCTCGCATCGCTGCTGACGCTGGTGCATCTCTTCGGGCTTCGGCCGGAGCTGATCGCGCTGGGCGCCTGGTCGCCGATCTTCGCGCTGATGGTGGCCTTCTCGGTCATCGCCGGCGATCAGGAGATATTGTTCTTCTTTTTTATCCGCATGAAGGCGAAGTACCTCGTCTGGATTTATATCGTCTTCTGCATCGCGATTCTCCTCAAAGGCGACGACCGCTTCGGCGCACTCACCGAGCTTTCGGGCGCGCTCATGGGCTATGTCTTTACAAGATTTGCACCGCGCCGGGGATTGGCTCTCGGGCTGAGTGAACGCTACTTCGGTGTGAGGAACGATTATTACCGTTGGAAGCGACGCCGGGCTGCGAAGAAGTTCCAGGTCTACATGCGCAAGCAGAACCGCGAGGTCCACTTCGACAAGGACGGCCGCTACGTCGATCCCGACGAGCTGCGCAAAGACCCTAACGATAAGCGCTGGATGAATTAATTTAGGCAACAGAAGAGAGGCCACCCGCGATGGAGTGGCCTCTTTTCTGTTGAAAGCGTTGCTTGCTAAGTGCGCGTAACCGTTCTCAGATGCAGTTCGCGCATCTGCTGGTCGCTCACTGGAGTCGGTGCATCGACCATCAGATCAATCGCCTTTGCCGTCTTCGGGAAGGCGATGACTTCGCGAAGGCTGCTTGCTCCGGCCAGGATCATCACGATGCGGTCGAGGCCAAGCGCGATGCCGCCGTGCGGAGGCGTGCCGTACTCCAGCGCGTCGAGGAAGAAACCGAACCGCTCTTTAGCTTCTGCATCTGACATGCCCAGCGAGCGGAAGATCTCCGCCTGCACATCCTGGCGATGGATACGGATCGAACCCGATCCAAGCTCCGTGCCGTTGAGCACGATGTCGTAAGCCAGCGCACGCACTGCGCCCTTGTCATTGGTCAGCCGTCCAGCTTTGATGTCCTCTTCGTGCGGCGAGGTGAACGGATGGTGCGCTGCGTTCCACACCTTCGCCTCCTCGTCCCACTCGTACATCGGGAAGTCGGTGACCCACGCAAACTTGTAGTCGGCCTCGGTACCAGTCTTCACGAAGCGGCCATGCTTGTCGGCGAACTTCTGCGCCAGTTGCAGCCGCAGCGCGCCGACACGCTTGTAGATCCATTGCGGATCGTGGTTCCACTTCGCCGGGGTTCCCAGCTTCGGCGTCACCACGACAAGCAGGTCATCCGGCGCAGCAGCCAGCTTTGTTTCAATCGTCGCAGCCAGCGGAGCGAACGTAGCATTCGTCTTCAACCGCACGACATCCAGCAGGTCGAGTCCGCTGTCGCCGAAGCCACCACGAACCTCCTCAAGCAGCCCCTTGCGTGCCGTGCCGCTCAACGCCCCAACGCCGGGAATCACAAATCCCAGCACGGGCAAAGCCTGTTCAATCTTCAACGTCTCGCGCAGTTCGGGCGTCAGCTCGTCGCTCAGCGAGATCATCGCAGGCAGCCGCATATCCGGCTTGTCGATGCCGTAGTTCTTGATCGCTTCGTCATACGTCATCTGCACAAACGGAGTCGTCAGCGCGATACCCGCAGCCTTGAATGCAGCGGTCAGAAATCCTTCGACCACATGAAAGATCGTCGCCTGCTGCGGAAACGTCATCTCCAGGTCGATCTGCGTGAACTCCGGCTGGCGGTCTGCGCGCAGGTCCTCGTCGCGGAAGCAGCGCGCAATCTGAAAGTATTTATCGAAGCCCGAGATCATCAGGATCTGCTTGAAGATCTGCGGCGACTGCGGCAGCGCATAGAAGCTGCCCGCATGAACGCGGCTGGGAACGAGATAATCGCGTGCGCCCTCAGGCGTGGAGCGCGTCATGAACGGCGTCTCGATCTCCAGAAATCCTTCGTCGGAGAGATAGTTGCGAACCGCCCGCGCCACATCGTGCCGCATCTTGAAGTTCTTCTGCATCTCCACCCGTCGCAGGTCGAGATAGCGATACTTCAGCCGCACCTCTTCGTTCGCAATCGCATCTTCCGCAGGAGAGAACGGAGGCGTCTTCGCCTCGTTCAGCAGCAGCAGCTCGTGCGCGACGACTTCAATGCCGCCCGTCGCCATATTCGGATTCTCAAGGCCAGCCTCGCGCCGCCGCACCTTTCCCTTTACCGCGACAACGTACTCCGACCGCGCCGCCTCAGCCTTGGCATGGGCCTCGCCCGAGATCTCTTTATCCAGAACCACCTGCGTGATGCCGGTGCGGTCGCGCACATCGAGAAAGATCAGGTTGCCATGGTCGCGCCGACGGTTCACCCATCCCATCAGGACAACGTCCTGGCCATCCTGCTCTACACGAAGCTCTCCGCACTTGTGCGTGCGCTGCAAATTCCCTAGAAAATCAAGCACTGTAATTTCCTTGCTAGTGATATCGGTGGCGGAACTCAGCTCACCGGATTTTTGTTATCTGCTCATTAAATCTGCCGCAATTTACCGGCGCAAAGCCTCAGCCAGTTCGCTGCGCGGAACCTTGGTCTGCTCGCCAGCCGCAAAGTCCTTCACTGTCAGAATACCGGACGCAACCTCGTCCTCGCCGAGAATGACCATCCGCCGCGCCAGTTTGTCCGCTGCCTCGAAGGACTTCTTCAGGCGAAACGTTCCATCGCCGACCTCGACCGAAAGCCCTGCTCGCCGCAGCTCCTGCGCCAGCCGCAGCGCCTCCGCATTCCGCTCCACGCCCATCGGAGCAATAAATACGTCGAGCTTCTTCTCCGCAGCAGCCTCAGCCTGGGCCTGCAGGGTCAAAATCAGCCGGTCTTCGCCGATGGCAAAGCCAATCCCCGGAGCCTTGGGGCCTCCCAGCATCTCGCTCAGGCCGTCGTAGCGGCCGCCGCCCAGCAGGGCATTCTGCGTGCCCAGACCGCTGCCATCGGGCACGGTGAACTCGAAGGTCGTACGCGTGTAGTAATCCAGCCCGCGCACCAGCCGCGGTTCGACGGTGTACGCCACGCCGCAGGCATCGAGCGCCGCCTTCACCTGCTCGAAGTGCTCCCGCGAAGCGTCGTCGAGGTAGTCCGCAATCTTCGGCAGCCCGTTGATAATCTCCTGATCGTTCGGGTCCTTCGAATCCAGCACCCGCAGCGGATTCGTCTCCGCACGCCGCTGATTGTCCTCGCACATCAGGTGCTTCACCGGAGCCAGCGCCTCACGCAGCGCCGCGACATACCTCGGCCTGTCCGTCGCAGAGCCCACAGAGTTCAAAGCCAGCCGCCAACCCTTTACTCCAAGCTCATCGAGAAAGGTAGCCAGCATCTCCAGCACTTCGGCATCGCGCAACGCGCTGTCCGAGCCAGACCACGCCGGTCCCAGCACCTCCGCGCCAATCTGCCAGAACTGCCGGTACCGCCCCCGCTGCGGACGCTCGCGCCGAAACTGCGGTCCTATATAGAAGAGCTTCTGCAGCATCCCGGTATCGGCCAGCTTGTGTTCGATATAAGCGCGAACAACGCCAGCCGTATTCTCAGGCCGCAGGGTCAGGCTCTGTGCGGATTTGAAGAAATCTCCCGCGAACTCCTCAATCTGAACTTCTCCTGTATTAAAGTGCGGCTTTGCAGAACCTGCGGGAACAACTAGTCGAAGCCCTGGCCCAAAGGGCCGAAAATAGTCGGCATCGGCAGAATGTTTGAAACGGCTATCTGTCTGAAGTGCCTGTTTTGCTTTCGTTAGAACTTCAATAGCTTCTGCAGTTACTTTGAAACGGAAGCATACGAATTCGAGCTTTGCCGGATCAACCCTTCCTAGGATTCGCTGTACACCTAGTTTGTTGAGATCGGGCATGAGAGTGTGAGCTTCTTCGAAATAAAGCTTCTTCTCTTCGAGTTGTACTTTGGCCCAGGCATTGATAAACGCCTTATCATCAAAGCGCTCCCCATCTTCCCATGTGTACATCTCCTTCGAGACGATATCCGTCTCCTCGCCTACGCCCCGCGCAAACAACTCCGTCGCCTCGAAGATCGGCGTCCGAATCTCACCGAATCCATAGCGAGCGAAGACCGCCCGCGCCGTAGCCTCCACCCGGTTCCACAACGCCGTCTCCGACGGCAACAGGTCCCGTGTCCCGCGCACTGCTTTCAAAATTGCCATTGTTCTTCAAGTGTAACCAATCCGTTACTTCCACGAGAGGGGGAGCGAATCTCCCCTTTAGCGAGTTTCGGCACTTATTTTTCCTCTTCCTGCGTCTTGACATATTCCCAAATGGGAATATATTAATTTGACGAAGGCTGGAACGGGCAAACTCATCGAACGTATTCGCTCAGCAGCCACGGAGTGAGCGGGAGGTAGTCATGTGTCCCTTTTGCATAAGCACAGCGGTATGGATTGCTGCGGGTGTTGTCTCGACGGGCGGCGTCTCTGCGCTCGCCGTAACGAAACGATGGAGCAAAAAAGCGCGTGAGCGCGAACAAGGAGAGGAAGGAAGCAATGACAAGGAATGAGCAGATCGCAGCGATGAAGAAGCCTCCGGTGGTATCGGCGGAGCAATGGCAGAAGGCGTGGCAGGAGATGCTGGTCAAAGAGAAGGCGCACACCCGTTTGGGCGATGCACTGGCGGCGGAACGGAGGCGGATGCCGTGGCTCGCGGTCGAGAAAGAATACGTCTTCGAAGGTCCGCAGGGGAAGGTCTCGCTGTTTGATCTCTTTGAAGGCCGGCGGCAGCTTGTGCTCTATCGCGCCTTCTACGATCCGGACGTATACGGCTGGCCCGACCATGCATGTGTCGGCTGCTCGCTTGGCGCAGATCAGGTCTCGCACCTTTCGCACCTGCACGCGCGGGACACAACCCTGGCCTACGCCTCACGCGGATCGCAGGAGAACATTACCCGTCTGAAACAACGCATGGGCTGGGAAAAAATCCCCTGGTATACCATCACCGACGACTTCGATAAGGACTTCGGCGTCGACTTGTGGCACGGGCACAACGTCTTCTTCCGCGACGAGAACGACAAGATCTTCCGCACGTACTTCATCAACAAT
It encodes:
- a CDS encoding rhomboid family intramembrane serine protease: MPRSGPMSLALPPFAGATRRLVFANLIAFFGFALFGWVAPRPVGILLGHLALVPAAVFRGEVWQLITYGFMPMGILGTLFAMLTLWFIGAYLEDMRGSRWLMELYLFSTAAGALLASLLTLVHLFGLRPELIALGAWSPIFALMVAFSVIAGDQEILFFFFIRMKAKYLVWIYIVFCIAILLKGDDRFGALTELSGALMGYVFTRFAPRRGLALGLSERYFGVRNDYYRWKRRRAAKKFQVYMRKQNREVHFDKDGRYVDPDELRKDPNDKRWMN
- the aspS gene encoding aspartate--tRNA ligase codes for the protein MLDFLGNLQRTHKCGELRVEQDGQDVVLMGWVNRRRDHGNLIFLDVRDRTGITQVVLDKEISGEAHAKAEAARSEYVVAVKGKVRRREAGLENPNMATGGIEVVAHELLLLNEAKTPPFSPAEDAIANEEVRLKYRYLDLRRVEMQKNFKMRHDVARAVRNYLSDEGFLEIETPFMTRSTPEGARDYLVPSRVHAGSFYALPQSPQIFKQILMISGFDKYFQIARCFRDEDLRADRQPEFTQIDLEMTFPQQATIFHVVEGFLTAAFKAAGIALTTPFVQMTYDEAIKNYGIDKPDMRLPAMISLSDELTPELRETLKIEQALPVLGFVIPGVGALSGTARKGLLEEVRGGFGDSGLDLLDVVRLKTNATFAPLAATIETKLAAAPDDLLVVVTPKLGTPAKWNHDPQWIYKRVGALRLQLAQKFADKHGRFVKTGTEADYKFAWVTDFPMYEWDEEAKVWNAAHHPFTSPHEEDIKAGRLTNDKGAVRALAYDIVLNGTELGSGSIRIHRQDVQAEIFRSLGMSDAEAKERFGFFLDALEYGTPPHGGIALGLDRIVMILAGASSLREVIAFPKTAKAIDLMVDAPTPVSDQQMRELHLRTVTRT
- the hisS gene encoding histidine--tRNA ligase; the protein is MAILKAVRGTRDLLPSETALWNRVEATARAVFARYGFGEIRTPIFEATELFARGVGEETDIVSKEMYTWEDGERFDDKAFINAWAKVQLEEKKLYFEEAHTLMPDLNKLGVQRILGRVDPAKLEFVCFRFKVTAEAIEVLTKAKQALQTDSRFKHSADADYFRPFGPGLRLVVPAGSAKPHFNTGEVQIEEFAGDFFKSAQSLTLRPENTAGVVRAYIEHKLADTGMLQKLFYIGPQFRRERPQRGRYRQFWQIGAEVLGPAWSGSDSALRDAEVLEMLATFLDELGVKGWRLALNSVGSATDRPRYVAALREALAPVKHLMCEDNQRRAETNPLRVLDSKDPNDQEIINGLPKIADYLDDASREHFEQVKAALDACGVAYTVEPRLVRGLDYYTRTTFEFTVPDGSGLGTQNALLGGGRYDGLSEMLGGPKAPGIGFAIGEDRLILTLQAQAEAAAEKKLDVFIAPMGVERNAEALRLAQELRRAGLSVEVGDGTFRLKKSFEAADKLARRMVILGEDEVASGILTVKDFAAGEQTKVPRSELAEALRR
- a CDS encoding DUF899 domain-containing protein → MTRNEQIAAMKKPPVVSAEQWQKAWQEMLVKEKAHTRLGDALAAERRRMPWLAVEKEYVFEGPQGKVSLFDLFEGRRQLVLYRAFYDPDVYGWPDHACVGCSLGADQVSHLSHLHARDTTLAYASRGSQENITRLKQRMGWEKIPWYTITDDFDKDFGVDLWHGHNVFFRDENDKIFRTYFINNRGDEAMGSVWSYLDVTPLGRQEDWEDSPEGYRQTPRYKWWHWHDAYGNEDAGLVSVIEQGMVAQNL